In Thermoanaerobaculum aquaticum, a genomic segment contains:
- the rpsJ gene encoding 30S ribosomal protein S10, producing the protein MVKERIRIRLKAYDYRLLDQSTAEIVDTAKRTGAAVSGPIPLPTQIQRFTVLRSPHVDKKSREQFEIRTHKRLLDILDPTQQTVDALMKLELPAGVDVEIKAFGGKK; encoded by the coding sequence ATGGTCAAGGAAAGAATCCGCATTCGCCTTAAGGCCTACGATTACCGCTTGCTGGACCAGTCCACGGCGGAAATCGTGGACACCGCAAAGAGGACGGGAGCTGCGGTTTCCGGTCCCATACCGCTGCCAACCCAAATTCAGCGCTTCACGGTGTTGCGTTCGCCCCACGTGGACAAGAAATCCCGGGAGCAGTTCGAGATCCGAACCCACAAGCGCCTTTTGGACATCCTCGATCCCACCCAGCAAACCGTGGATGCGCTGATGAAGCTTGAGCTCCCGGCCGGTGTGGACGTGGAGATCAAGGCTTTCGGCGGGAAGAAGTGA
- the rplC gene encoding 50S ribosomal protein L3 → MVRGILGRKLGMTQIFDENGELVPVTVVQAGPCVVVQVKTQANDGYDAAQIGLVEGKPPRHVPKPLVGHFAKAQVPPTRVLREVPVDATAEVKPGMTVLCDIFAPGDVIRVVGTSKGKGFQGAVRRHHFRGGAASHGSMFHRAPGSIGPSAFPSRVFPGTRMAGRMGGDTVTLKRVKVVKVDVENNLLFLKGAVPGGRKALVRLVKA, encoded by the coding sequence ATGGTGCGCGGGATTTTAGGCAGAAAGCTTGGGATGACGCAGATCTTCGATGAAAACGGCGAGCTGGTGCCCGTGACCGTGGTGCAGGCGGGACCCTGTGTGGTGGTCCAGGTTAAAACCCAAGCCAACGACGGCTACGATGCCGCTCAAATTGGCTTGGTGGAAGGCAAGCCGCCGCGGCACGTGCCGAAGCCTTTGGTGGGGCACTTTGCCAAGGCCCAGGTTCCGCCCACCCGCGTTTTGCGCGAGGTTCCGGTGGACGCTACAGCCGAAGTGAAGCCGGGGATGACCGTCCTTTGCGACATCTTTGCCCCGGGCGATGTGATCCGCGTGGTGGGGACCTCCAAGGGTAAGGGCTTCCAGGGGGCGGTGCGACGGCACCACTTCCGTGGTGGTGCGGCCTCTCACGGCTCCATGTTCCACCGGGCTCCCGGTTCCATTGGACCTTCGGCGTTCCCTTCCCGGGTCTTCCCTGGAACCAGGATGGCCGGTCGCATGGGCGGTGACACCGTAACCCTCAAGCGGGTGAAGGTGGTGAAGGTGGACGTGGAAAACAACCTGCTGTTCCTCAAAGGCGCGGTGCCGGGCGGCCGCAAGGCTTTGGTGCGCCTGGTGAAGGCGTGA
- the rplP gene encoding 50S ribosomal protein L16, with protein sequence MLMPKKVKFRKQQRGRRRGIATRGNTVAFGDYGLQALEPGWITARQIEAARIAMTRYVKRGGKIWIRIFPDKPVTKKPLETRMGKGKGAPEEWVAVVKPARILYEMEGVSEEVAREAMRLAAHKLPIKTRFVVRGHVR encoded by the coding sequence ATGTTGATGCCGAAGAAGGTCAAGTTCCGGAAGCAGCAGCGGGGCCGCCGCCGGGGCATCGCCACCCGTGGCAACACGGTGGCCTTTGGTGACTACGGCTTGCAGGCCCTGGAGCCGGGCTGGATTACCGCCCGTCAAATTGAGGCGGCGCGTATTGCCATGACCCGGTACGTGAAGCGCGGTGGGAAGATCTGGATTCGCATTTTCCCTGACAAGCCGGTCACCAAGAAGCCCCTGGAAACCCGTATGGGAAAGGGTAAGGGGGCGCCGGAGGAGTGGGTGGCGGTGGTCAAGCCGGCGCGCATCCTCTACGAGATGGAAGGGGTAAGCGAGGAGGTGGCCCGCGAAGCGATGCGGCTGGCTGCCCACAAGCTTCCTATTAAGACTCGCTTTGTGGTACGGGGGCATGTGCGATGA
- the rplR gene encoding 50S ribosomal protein L18, with the protein MARYEDRKSRRRRIHWRIRKVVHGTPERPRLVVYRSLNHVYAQVVDDVAGKTLVAASTLEKELRQGLSHCGNKQAARVVGRAIAERAKEKGITTVVFDRAGFRYHGVVKELADAAREAGLHF; encoded by the coding sequence ATGGCTCGCTACGAAGATCGTAAGTCACGCAGACGGCGAATCCACTGGCGGATTCGCAAGGTGGTCCATGGCACTCCTGAGCGGCCGCGCCTGGTGGTGTACCGCTCCTTAAACCACGTGTACGCCCAGGTGGTGGACGACGTGGCGGGGAAAACCCTGGTGGCGGCTTCCACCCTCGAGAAGGAGCTGCGGCAGGGCTTGTCCCACTGCGGCAACAAACAGGCGGCGCGTGTGGTGGGACGCGCCATTGCCGAAAGGGCCAAAGAAAAGGGCATTACAACCGTTGTTTTCGACCGGGCGGGCTTCCGCTACCACGGTGTGGTAAAGGAACTGGCTGATGCCGCTCGCGAAGCAGGTTTGCACTTTTAG
- a CDS encoding type Z 30S ribosomal protein S14, which produces MARTCFFAKAARKPKFKVRHRNRCKLCGRPRGYMRKFELCRICFRKLALEGYLPGVTKASW; this is translated from the coding sequence GTGGCACGGACGTGTTTTTTTGCCAAGGCCGCGAGGAAGCCCAAGTTTAAGGTGCGGCACCGCAACCGCTGCAAGCTCTGCGGGCGGCCGCGTGGGTACATGCGCAAGTTTGAGCTCTGCCGTATCTGTTTCCGCAAGCTGGCCCTGGAGGGGTACCTCCCCGGGGTCACTAAGGCGAGCTGGTAG
- a CDS encoding EF-Tu C-terminal domain-related protein, which produces DLVELEVRELLSQYDFPGDEVPVIRGSALKAGLADSPDHPDAKCIWDLIQALDDYVPEPVRDIDKPFLMPIEDVFSISGRGTVVTGRVERGIVKVGDEVEIVGFRPTFKRVVTGVEMFRKLLDQGQAGDNIGILLRGTEKHEVERGQVVAKPGSITPHVKFKGQVYVLTKEEGGRHTPFFNGYRPQFYFRTTDVTGSVKLPAGVEMVMPGDNVEIEVELITPIALEQGLRFAIREGGRTVGAGTVTEIVE; this is translated from the coding sequence GATTTGGTGGAGTTGGAGGTCCGGGAGCTCTTGAGCCAGTACGATTTTCCCGGGGATGAGGTGCCGGTGATTCGCGGGAGTGCCTTGAAGGCTGGGCTTGCGGACTCGCCGGATCATCCGGATGCGAAGTGCATATGGGATTTGATTCAGGCTTTGGATGATTACGTGCCGGAGCCGGTGAGGGACATTGACAAGCCGTTCTTGATGCCCATTGAGGATGTGTTTTCGATTTCGGGGCGCGGGACGGTGGTGACGGGGCGAGTGGAGCGAGGGATTGTGAAGGTTGGGGATGAGGTGGAGATTGTCGGGTTTCGGCCGACGTTTAAGCGGGTGGTGACGGGTGTGGAGATGTTCCGGAAGCTGTTGGACCAGGGGCAAGCTGGGGACAACATTGGGATCTTGCTGCGGGGAACGGAGAAGCATGAGGTGGAGCGGGGCCAGGTGGTGGCGAAGCCTGGGAGCATTACGCCGCATGTGAAGTTCAAGGGGCAGGTGTACGTTTTGACGAAGGAGGAAGGGGGGCGGCACACGCCGTTCTTTAACGGGTACCGGCCGCAGTTTTACTTCCGGACGACGGATGTGACGGGGAGTGTGAAGTTGCCGGCGGGTGTAGAGATGGTGATGCCTGGGGACAACGTGGAGATCGAGGTGGAGTTGATCACGCCCATTGCGTTGGAGCAGGGTCTTCGTTTTGCCATCCGCGAAGGCGGCCGAACCGTCGGCGCCGGCACCGTGACCGAGATTGTGGAGTAA
- the rpsE gene encoding 30S ribosomal protein S5 yields MEDREYQLIDRVVHVNRVTKVVKGGKNLSFSALVVVGDGNGRVGFGTGKAREVPQAIKKATEQAKRAMIEVPREGTTIPHEVIGHFGAGKVILRPASPGTGVIAGGTVRAIMEAAGIGDILTKSLRSTNPYNLVRATFAALEQLTPKEKALALRRMEETAEPPETEVPKGPIPEVEV; encoded by the coding sequence ATGGAAGATCGCGAATACCAACTGATTGATCGGGTGGTACACGTCAACCGGGTGACCAAGGTCGTGAAGGGGGGCAAGAACCTCTCGTTCTCGGCACTGGTGGTGGTGGGCGACGGCAACGGCCGGGTGGGCTTTGGCACCGGCAAGGCCAGAGAAGTTCCCCAAGCCATCAAGAAAGCCACGGAACAAGCGAAGAGGGCCATGATCGAGGTACCGCGTGAGGGAACCACCATCCCCCATGAGGTCATTGGGCACTTTGGCGCGGGGAAGGTCATCCTCCGGCCCGCTTCTCCCGGTACCGGTGTCATTGCCGGGGGCACGGTTCGCGCCATCATGGAAGCGGCGGGGATCGGCGACATCCTCACCAAATCCCTGCGCTCCACCAACCCCTATAACCTGGTGCGCGCCACCTTTGCTGCCCTGGAGCAGCTCACGCCCAAGGAAAAAGCTCTGGCCCTGCGGCGTATGGAGGAAACGGCCGAGCCACCTGAAACCGAGGTGCCCAAGGGACCCATTCCGGAGGTTGAGGTATGA
- the rplF gene encoding 50S ribosomal protein L6 — protein MSRVGKKPIEIPKGVEVHVGNGVVQVKGPKGSLLQPIPAGIAVTVEEGKVVVTRASDEQQLRALHGTTRALLANAIAGVSQGFKRELDIVGVGYKAEIKGPRELVFTLGYSHPVNFPLPEGIQVSYDAKANRLTLEGIDKHLVGQVAARIRMLRPPDPYKGKGIKYADEVLKLKAGKSGA, from the coding sequence ATGTCACGGGTAGGAAAAAAGCCAATTGAGATCCCCAAGGGGGTTGAGGTTCACGTGGGCAACGGTGTGGTGCAGGTAAAGGGGCCCAAAGGCAGCTTGCTGCAGCCGATTCCTGCCGGAATCGCGGTAACGGTGGAGGAAGGCAAGGTGGTGGTGACCCGGGCCTCCGACGAGCAACAGCTGCGGGCGCTCCACGGCACCACCCGGGCCCTTTTGGCCAACGCCATTGCCGGTGTTTCTCAGGGCTTCAAGCGGGAGCTGGACATCGTGGGTGTGGGGTACAAGGCCGAAATTAAAGGCCCCCGGGAGCTGGTGTTCACCCTGGGTTACTCGCACCCGGTGAATTTCCCGCTGCCCGAGGGCATCCAGGTGTCCTACGACGCCAAGGCCAACCGCCTCACCCTGGAGGGCATTGACAAGCACCTGGTGGGTCAGGTGGCAGCGCGGATCCGCATGCTGCGGCCACCGGATCCCTACAAGGGCAAGGGCATTAAGTACGCGGACGAGGTCTTGAAGCTTAAGGCTGGGAAGTCGGGAGCGTGA
- the rplN gene encoding 50S ribosomal protein L14: MIQMRTMLNVADNSGAKKLMAIRHLGGSSVGRYAKLGDIVVCSVKEAAPDSDIKKGSVVKAVIVRMRRTHRRKDGSYIRFDDNAAVLINNQREPIGTRVFGPVARELRERRFMKIVSLAPEVL; this comes from the coding sequence ATGATCCAAATGCGAACGATGCTCAACGTGGCGGATAACTCGGGAGCTAAGAAGCTCATGGCCATTCGCCATTTGGGCGGCTCATCGGTGGGTCGTTACGCCAAACTCGGGGACATCGTGGTGTGCTCGGTGAAAGAAGCGGCCCCTGACTCAGACATCAAAAAGGGCTCGGTGGTGAAGGCGGTTATCGTGCGCATGCGGCGCACCCACCGCCGCAAGGACGGCTCGTACATCCGCTTCGACGACAACGCTGCGGTGCTCATCAACAACCAACGGGAACCCATTGGCACCCGCGTGTTCGGGCCGGTGGCCAGGGAGCTCAGGGAGCGCCGCTTCATGAAGATCGTGTCCCTTGCCCCCGAGGTCCTGTAG
- the rplV gene encoding 50S ribosomal protein L22: MEAKAQLRYYRGSAQKVRLVADLIRGQQVTKALATLRLTKKRCARDLEKLLRSAVANFEQKSPGVDSGRLVIRRVQVDQGPSWKRFRAGSMGRAFPRLRRTCHIVLEVADLQG, from the coding sequence ATGGAAGCAAAAGCGCAACTCCGTTATTACCGAGGCTCGGCACAAAAAGTGCGGTTGGTAGCCGATCTCATCCGTGGCCAGCAGGTGACCAAGGCCTTGGCCACCCTGCGCCTCACCAAGAAGCGCTGCGCTCGAGACCTGGAAAAGCTGCTGCGCTCAGCGGTGGCGAACTTCGAGCAGAAGAGCCCGGGTGTGGACTCGGGTCGTTTGGTGATCCGGCGGGTGCAGGTGGACCAGGGGCCCAGCTGGAAGCGCTTCCGCGCCGGCTCTATGGGCCGGGCGTTTCCCAGGCTGCGACGCACCTGCCATATCGTTTTGGAAGTTGCGGATTTGCAAGGCTAG
- the rplE gene encoding 50S ribosomal protein L5 — protein MARLKEKYEKEVVPKLVAEFGIKNPMAVPRIVKVVCNIGIGEASRQPKLMEQALEELAAITGQKPVVRKARKSIAQFKLRVGMQVGCMVTLRRERMYEFLDRLLNIALPRVRDFRGLSPRGFDGRGNYTLGIKDHLIFPEVDYTKVERPKGMNVTVVTTAETDDQARFLLAELGFPFAKS, from the coding sequence GTGGCGCGCTTAAAGGAGAAGTACGAAAAGGAAGTGGTTCCCAAGCTCGTTGCCGAGTTTGGGATTAAAAACCCCATGGCGGTCCCCAGGATCGTCAAGGTGGTCTGCAACATTGGCATTGGGGAGGCGTCCCGCCAGCCCAAGCTGATGGAGCAGGCCCTGGAGGAGTTGGCGGCGATCACCGGCCAAAAGCCGGTGGTGCGCAAGGCCCGCAAGTCCATCGCCCAGTTCAAGCTGCGGGTGGGCATGCAGGTGGGCTGCATGGTGACGTTGCGGCGGGAGCGCATGTACGAGTTTCTGGATCGCTTGCTCAACATTGCCCTGCCCCGTGTGCGCGACTTCCGCGGTCTTTCACCCCGCGGTTTCGATGGGCGCGGGAACTACACCTTGGGGATCAAGGACCACCTGATCTTTCCCGAGGTGGACTACACCAAAGTGGAACGACCCAAGGGCATGAACGTAACGGTGGTGACAACGGCCGAAACGGATGACCAGGCTCGGTTCTTGCTGGCCGAGCTCGGCTTCCCCTTCGCCAAGAGTTAG
- a CDS encoding 50S ribosomal protein L23, with amino-acid sequence MKDPREIIVRPLITEKTSALQEQANVLCFEVAPEANKIEIRQAVEKLFGVKVVSVQVVNMRGKLRRYGRFSGFRPDWRKAYVRLAPGEKAPEFFEKV; translated from the coding sequence ATGAAAGACCCGCGCGAGATTATCGTTCGTCCGCTCATTACCGAGAAGACCTCGGCCTTGCAGGAGCAGGCCAACGTCCTTTGCTTTGAGGTGGCGCCGGAGGCCAACAAGATCGAAATCCGGCAGGCGGTGGAAAAGCTCTTTGGGGTCAAGGTGGTCTCGGTGCAGGTCGTCAACATGCGCGGCAAGCTGCGGCGCTACGGGCGCTTTTCGGGGTTCAGGCCCGACTGGCGCAAGGCTTACGTGCGTTTGGCTCCGGGCGAAAAGGCCCCGGAGTTCTTCGAGAAGGTGTGA
- the rpsC gene encoding 30S ribosomal protein S3: MGQKTHPYGFRLGYNRTWRSRWYAEKDYAKLLHEDLRLRKELKERLAHAGVAEVDIERTANRIRVTIMAARPGIIIGRKGAEVDKLGEELRKRYGQDIHINIQEIQRPEIEAQLIAESVAQQLVRRVTFRRAMRRAMENALRFGAQGVRIRCSGRLNGAEIARSEWYQEGRLPLQTLKAAIDYGFAEAFTTYGVIGVKVWVYKGELHRSRVFRRL; the protein is encoded by the coding sequence GTGGGCCAGAAGACACACCCCTACGGTTTCCGCTTAGGTTACAACCGCACCTGGCGGTCGCGCTGGTATGCGGAGAAGGACTACGCCAAATTGTTGCACGAGGATTTACGGCTGCGCAAGGAGCTCAAAGAGCGCCTTGCCCACGCCGGTGTGGCGGAGGTGGATATCGAGCGCACGGCCAACCGCATCCGCGTGACCATCATGGCGGCGCGGCCGGGGATCATCATCGGGCGCAAGGGTGCGGAGGTGGATAAGCTGGGCGAGGAGCTGCGCAAGCGCTACGGCCAGGATATCCACATCAACATCCAGGAGATCCAGCGGCCAGAAATCGAGGCGCAGCTCATCGCTGAGTCGGTGGCCCAGCAGCTGGTGCGGCGGGTTACGTTCCGGCGGGCCATGCGGCGGGCCATGGAAAACGCCTTGCGTTTTGGCGCCCAGGGTGTCAGAATCCGGTGCTCCGGGCGCTTGAACGGCGCCGAAATCGCCCGGTCCGAGTGGTACCAGGAGGGGCGGCTTCCTCTGCAAACGCTGAAAGCGGCCATTGATTACGGGTTTGCAGAGGCCTTTACCACGTACGGTGTGATTGGCGTTAAGGTTTGGGTTTACAAAGGCGAGCTACACCGCTCACGCGTGTTTCGCCGCCTGTAG
- the rpmD gene encoding 50S ribosomal protein L30, which produces MTPRARKEKKQGLLRITQVRSRIGNPKKVAVVLTRGLGLGRIGKYVILPDNPYTRGMIAKVPHLVRVEPYEE; this is translated from the coding sequence ATGACGCCGCGAGCGAGAAAAGAGAAAAAGCAAGGGCTTTTGCGCATCACTCAGGTGCGCAGCCGTATCGGTAACCCCAAGAAGGTGGCGGTGGTGCTGACCCGCGGCCTGGGCCTCGGGCGTATTGGAAAGTACGTCATCCTGCCTGACAACCCGTACACCCGCGGGATGATCGCCAAAGTACCGCACCTTGTGCGCGTAGAACCCTACGAGGAGTAG
- the rplD gene encoding 50S ribosomal protein L4 produces the protein MKLPVRNWENNVVGEVEVPDEIFAYPPRPHLVWEVVKAYLAGLRRGTHATKTRGMVSGGGKKPWRQKGTGRARHGSIRSPLWRHGGTVFGPQPRDYTLKVNVKAKKNALKSVLSERLAQGRLHVLADLEVPSPKTKEMVARLSKLGLAGEKVLFVDSYDNLNLLLATRNRPELATEDAGHVHVYEVLNAKHVVFSQKALLALTEVLAQ, from the coding sequence ATGAAACTGCCGGTTCGTAACTGGGAAAACAACGTCGTGGGCGAGGTGGAGGTGCCCGACGAGATCTTCGCGTACCCTCCCAGGCCGCACCTGGTGTGGGAGGTGGTCAAGGCTTACCTGGCCGGGCTGCGCCGTGGGACCCACGCCACCAAGACCCGGGGTATGGTTTCCGGTGGTGGCAAGAAGCCGTGGCGGCAAAAGGGCACAGGGCGCGCGCGCCATGGCTCCATCCGCTCGCCCCTTTGGCGGCACGGTGGAACGGTTTTTGGTCCCCAGCCTCGCGACTACACGCTGAAGGTCAACGTCAAAGCCAAGAAGAACGCGTTGAAGTCGGTGCTCTCCGAACGGCTGGCGCAGGGGCGGCTGCACGTTTTGGCCGATCTTGAGGTGCCGTCCCCCAAGACCAAGGAAATGGTGGCGCGGCTTTCCAAGCTGGGTTTGGCCGGGGAGAAGGTGCTGTTTGTGGATAGCTACGACAACCTGAACCTTCTTCTCGCTACCCGCAACCGTCCGGAGTTGGCCACCGAGGATGCGGGCCACGTGCACGTGTACGAGGTTTTGAACGCCAAACACGTGGTGTTCTCGCAGAAGGCCTTGCTGGCCTTGACGGAGGTGTTGGCCCAATGA
- the rpsQ gene encoding 30S ribosomal protein S17 translates to MENRGESRKTVKVGTVVSLAGAKSVVVQVESMVMHPLYHRFVKRSRKFMAHDENGECGLGDKVQIVECRPLSRRKRFRVQRVIERAK, encoded by the coding sequence ATGGAAAACCGTGGAGAATCGCGGAAGACCGTTAAAGTCGGTACGGTGGTATCGCTGGCTGGGGCCAAAAGCGTGGTGGTGCAGGTGGAGAGCATGGTCATGCACCCGCTGTACCACCGGTTCGTGAAGCGCTCTCGCAAGTTCATGGCCCACGACGAGAACGGCGAATGCGGGCTGGGCGATAAGGTGCAAATCGTGGAGTGCCGGCCCTTGTCCCGGCGCAAGCGCTTTCGCGTGCAGCGGGTCATTGAGCGGGCGAAGTAA
- the rpmC gene encoding 50S ribosomal protein L29, whose product MKAKQLRDQSIEELRRTEADLLEQLFKLRFQRATGQMENPGKIRQVRRDIARVKTVLLQRLREVE is encoded by the coding sequence ATGAAGGCCAAACAGCTGCGTGACCAATCCATTGAGGAGCTGCGGCGCACCGAGGCGGACCTTTTGGAGCAGCTCTTCAAGCTGCGTTTCCAGCGGGCCACGGGGCAAATGGAAAACCCCGGCAAGATCCGCCAGGTGCGGCGGGACATTGCCCGCGTGAAGACCGTGTTGCTGCAGCGATTGCGGGAAGTGGAGTAG
- the rplB gene encoding 50S ribosomal protein L2, protein MALRSFKPTSPGIRFKTVLDFSEITKVEPEKSLTHGITRSGGRNNEGHETVRFRGGGHKRLYRIIDFKRDKRNIPAKVAAIEYDPNRSARIALLHYADGEKRYILAPLGLKVGDSVIAAEKAEIVPGNALPLANIPVGAMVHNVELKPGHGGQLVRAAGAAAQVMAKEGKYVTLRLPSGEMRMVLATCWATVGQVGNLDHANVSIGKAGRTRWLGRRPHVRGTAMNPVDHPHGGGEGRTKGGRHPVSPWGQPTKGYKTRRNKRTDRFIVKRRK, encoded by the coding sequence ATGGCACTGCGCAGCTTTAAGCCCACATCGCCCGGTATCAGGTTCAAAACGGTTCTGGACTTTTCGGAAATCACCAAGGTCGAACCGGAAAAGAGCCTCACCCACGGCATTACCCGCTCCGGGGGCCGGAACAACGAGGGGCATGAAACGGTTCGTTTCCGGGGGGGTGGTCACAAGCGCCTTTACCGCATCATTGACTTCAAGCGGGACAAGCGCAACATCCCGGCGAAGGTGGCGGCCATTGAGTATGACCCCAACCGCTCGGCGCGTATTGCCCTTCTCCACTACGCTGACGGTGAAAAGCGGTACATCCTGGCGCCCCTGGGTCTTAAGGTTGGGGATTCGGTGATTGCCGCCGAAAAGGCGGAAATTGTCCCCGGCAACGCCCTGCCTTTGGCCAACATCCCGGTGGGTGCCATGGTTCACAACGTGGAGCTGAAGCCAGGGCATGGCGGGCAACTGGTACGGGCCGCGGGTGCAGCGGCCCAGGTGATGGCGAAGGAAGGTAAGTACGTGACCTTGCGCTTGCCTTCGGGCGAAATGCGCATGGTGCTGGCCACCTGCTGGGCTACGGTGGGGCAGGTGGGCAACCTGGACCATGCCAACGTTTCCATTGGCAAAGCTGGGCGCACGCGGTGGCTTGGCCGCCGTCCCCACGTTCGTGGCACAGCCATGAACCCGGTGGATCACCCCCACGGTGGTGGCGAGGGGCGAACCAAAGGTGGGCGTCACCCCGTTTCTCCTTGGGGACAACCTACCAAGGGTTACAAGACCCGGCGCAACAAGCGCACGGATCGGTTTATCGTGAAGCGGCGGAAGTAG
- the rpsS gene encoding 30S ribosomal protein S19 gives MARSIKKGPFVDNYLLSKVQKLNETRQRQVIKTYSRRSTIVPEMVGHTIAVHNGQKFIPVFITENMVGHKLGEFALTRTFRGHAGTKKEKGAAH, from the coding sequence ATGGCACGTTCAATCAAAAAAGGTCCCTTTGTGGACAATTACCTGCTCAGTAAGGTGCAAAAGCTCAACGAAACCCGTCAGCGGCAGGTCATCAAGACGTACTCCCGTCGCTCCACGATCGTGCCGGAGATGGTGGGGCACACCATTGCCGTGCACAACGGGCAAAAGTTCATTCCGGTGTTTATCACAGAAAACATGGTGGGGCACAAGTTGGGCGAGTTTGCCCTGACCCGCACGTTCCGGGGACACGCGGGCACCAAGAAAGAGAAGGGCGCGGCTCACTGA
- the rpsH gene encoding 30S ribosomal protein S8 yields MTMTDPIADFLTRIRNAVMAGKDRVDVPASRLKLELTKILKEEGFIRTFKVLEEGPQGTIRLYLRYSPEGEPAIHGIERVSRPGRRVYMGVDELPSVRRGIGIAVVSTSKGLMTDARARELRVGGEVMCKVW; encoded by the coding sequence ATGACCATGACCGACCCAATTGCCGACTTTCTTACCCGCATCCGCAATGCGGTAATGGCGGGCAAGGATCGGGTGGACGTCCCGGCCTCTCGCCTCAAGCTGGAGCTCACCAAGATCCTCAAGGAGGAGGGGTTCATCCGCACCTTCAAGGTCCTGGAGGAGGGGCCGCAGGGAACCATCCGCCTTTACCTCCGTTACTCTCCTGAGGGTGAGCCGGCCATCCACGGCATTGAGCGGGTTTCTCGTCCGGGACGCCGGGTGTATATGGGTGTGGACGAGCTGCCTTCGGTGCGGAGGGGAATTGGGATTGCCGTGGTTTCCACCTCCAAGGGTCTCATGACCGACGCCCGGGCCCGCGAGCTGCGCGTGGGCGGCGAGGTCATGTGCAAGGTTTGGTAG
- the rplO gene encoding 50S ribosomal protein L15, with protein MELSNLTPRKGATKDRKRVGRGPGSGHGKTAGRGHKGALSRSGTRRRRNFEGGQMPLVRRLPKRGFTNIFAKEMAIVNLEQLERFPAGTEVTPELLVAEGLVKKLGDGVKILAKGQITRPLVVKAHKFSAQAKAAIEAAGGRCEVLAP; from the coding sequence ATGGAACTCTCAAATCTCACGCCGAGAAAGGGCGCAACCAAAGACCGCAAGCGCGTGGGGCGGGGTCCGGGCTCCGGTCACGGGAAAACCGCCGGTCGTGGGCATAAGGGCGCTCTCTCCCGCTCGGGCACCCGTCGTCGCCGCAACTTTGAAGGCGGACAGATGCCGCTGGTGCGGCGCTTGCCCAAGCGCGGGTTTACCAACATCTTTGCCAAGGAAATGGCCATCGTGAACCTCGAGCAGCTGGAGCGCTTTCCAGCGGGGACCGAGGTGACCCCGGAGCTTCTGGTGGCCGAGGGCCTCGTGAAGAAGCTGGGGGATGGCGTCAAAATCCTGGCCAAAGGGCAAATTACCCGGCCCCTGGTGGTGAAGGCCCACAAGTTTTCCGCGCAAGCCAAGGCTGCCATTGAAGCCGCCGGCGGACGCTGCGAGGTGCTGGCCCCATGA
- the rplX gene encoding 50S ribosomal protein L24 — translation MGGFKIKKGDQVLVIAGKDRGKKGKVLRVDRQRGRVVVEHVNMIKRHTRPNPRAGVQGGIVEREAPIHISNVMVISPDSGRPSRVGIKVLEDGRRVRYAKVDGAILDQ, via the coding sequence ATGGGCGGGTTCAAGATCAAGAAGGGTGACCAGGTGCTGGTGATTGCCGGCAAGGACCGCGGGAAGAAGGGAAAGGTCCTGCGGGTGGACCGCCAGCGGGGGCGAGTGGTGGTGGAACACGTGAACATGATCAAGAGGCACACCCGTCCCAACCCGCGGGCCGGGGTGCAGGGTGGCATCGTGGAGCGGGAAGCCCCCATCCACATTTCCAACGTGATGGTCATTTCCCCGGACTCGGGTCGCCCGAGCCGGGTGGGGATTAAGGTGCTCGAGGACGGCCGCCGCGTGCGGTATGCCAAGGTAGATGGCGCGATTCTCGACCAATAA